From a single Desulfuribacillus alkaliarsenatis genomic region:
- the recD2 gene encoding SF1B family DNA helicase RecD2: MERLSGIVERITYQNEENGFCVLKIRSKGHVDLVTVVGNLASVNVGAVIQLRGLWKMDSKFGKQFACQDYEETVPATIAGIEKYLGSGLIKGIGPVYARKIVKHFKEDTLRMIEEQPDDLIHVEGIGQKRVNMIKKAWVEQKEIKNVMLFLQSNGVSTAYAVKIYKTYGNDAIDIVTTNPYRLADDIWGIGFKTADRIAQQMGYAKDSFERCRSGIVYVLNELSNDGHCFATREQLLEKSQEILEVERQRINETLEQIVIDRTVILEKSTATDNIMPLELLNSTEHTEDAIFLPSLYYSEVGTARRIKEISKTPSRYQDREVSTIISNIENEHQIRYDEVQRQAIQTAIQSKFMVLTGGPGTGKTTTTLAIIKAFENLGGKVLLAAPTGRAAKRMTETTGMEAKTIHRLLEFKPTEGYKKNEQDQLECDILIVDETSMVDVVLMFNLLKAVANETVVILVGDVDQLPSVGPGNVLKDIIVSETVNVVKLTRIFRQAQGSDIIMNAHRINNGEIPRLKTGHDSDFFFIEEEDPVRIAHTIKGLCTKRLPSYYQIDPINDIQVLCPMQRGDTGAVNLNIVLQQALNPSTVSISYGSTTYRLGDKVMQIKNNYDKNVFNGDIGTITHVDREERTLTITFDNIPVEYDVTELDEVMLSYATTVHKSQGSEYRIVIAPFTMQHYMMLQRNLIYTCITRAKKVIILVGTKKAISMAVRNNKTTNRNTRLTDRLQDNNNDC, encoded by the coding sequence ATGGAGCGTTTGAGTGGCATAGTAGAGAGAATTACATACCAAAACGAGGAAAACGGTTTTTGTGTGCTCAAAATTCGCTCGAAGGGGCATGTAGACTTAGTAACTGTAGTCGGGAATCTAGCGTCCGTGAATGTCGGTGCAGTTATTCAGCTTCGTGGACTATGGAAAATGGATAGCAAATTTGGCAAGCAATTCGCTTGTCAGGACTATGAAGAGACCGTACCAGCAACAATTGCTGGCATTGAGAAATATCTAGGCAGTGGACTTATCAAGGGTATAGGACCTGTATATGCCCGTAAGATTGTGAAACATTTTAAAGAAGACACTTTACGCATGATTGAAGAACAGCCTGATGACCTTATCCATGTAGAAGGGATTGGTCAGAAGCGAGTTAATATGATTAAGAAGGCGTGGGTGGAACAGAAGGAAATCAAAAACGTCATGTTATTTCTACAAAGTAACGGCGTATCTACAGCCTATGCAGTAAAGATTTACAAAACATACGGTAACGATGCCATTGATATCGTTACAACCAATCCCTATCGACTGGCGGATGATATATGGGGCATCGGCTTTAAGACAGCCGATCGCATTGCTCAACAAATGGGTTATGCCAAAGACTCCTTTGAACGCTGTCGTTCAGGGATTGTTTATGTTCTTAATGAACTATCCAATGATGGTCATTGCTTTGCAACTAGAGAGCAGTTACTAGAGAAGTCACAGGAAATATTAGAGGTAGAAAGACAACGAATTAACGAAACCCTAGAGCAAATCGTAATTGATAGGACAGTCATTCTAGAAAAATCCACTGCAACAGATAACATCATGCCACTGGAGTTATTAAATAGCACTGAGCATACTGAGGATGCTATATTTCTGCCATCCCTATACTACAGTGAAGTTGGCACGGCGAGGCGAATTAAGGAAATTAGCAAAACACCGAGCCGCTACCAGGACAGAGAAGTTAGCACAATCATTTCTAATATCGAAAATGAACATCAGATTCGTTACGACGAAGTACAAAGACAAGCAATTCAGACGGCGATTCAGTCGAAATTTATGGTGCTTACAGGTGGGCCAGGGACGGGAAAAACAACAACTACACTTGCAATTATCAAAGCCTTTGAAAACCTTGGTGGCAAAGTATTATTAGCAGCTCCTACAGGTAGGGCAGCCAAGCGTATGACGGAGACAACAGGCATGGAAGCTAAAACCATCCACCGCCTATTAGAATTTAAGCCAACGGAAGGCTATAAAAAGAACGAGCAGGATCAACTTGAATGTGACATATTGATTGTTGATGAGACATCTATGGTAGATGTTGTCCTTATGTTTAATCTATTAAAAGCCGTTGCTAACGAAACGGTAGTTATCCTCGTAGGTGATGTTGATCAGCTACCGTCCGTGGGACCAGGGAATGTTCTGAAGGACATAATTGTCTCTGAAACGGTGAACGTGGTAAAGCTAACGAGGATTTTCCGACAAGCCCAGGGTAGCGATATTATTATGAATGCCCATCGCATCAATAATGGAGAAATTCCGAGATTGAAGACGGGACATGATAGCGATTTTTTCTTTATTGAGGAGGAAGATCCTGTTCGTATTGCTCACACTATTAAAGGCTTGTGCACCAAGCGCCTACCAAGCTATTATCAGATAGATCCAATAAACGACATTCAGGTATTGTGTCCAATGCAGCGAGGAGATACTGGGGCTGTCAATCTTAATATCGTATTACAGCAGGCACTGAACCCATCTACTGTCTCCATTTCCTATGGAAGTACAACCTACCGTTTGGGAGACAAGGTCATGCAGATTAAGAACAACTACGATAAGAATGTTTTTAATGGAGATATAGGCACCATTACTCATGTAGACCGTGAAGAGCGCACTTTAACTATTACTTTTGACAATATTCCAGTAGAATATGATGTAACAGAGCTTGACGAAGTAATGCTTTCATACGCGACGACAGTTCATAAAAGTCAGGGTAGTGAATATCGTATAGTTATAGCACCATTTACCATGCAACATTATATGATGCTACAACGGAACCTTATATACACTTGTATCACCAGGGCCAAAAAGGTAATCATATTAGTCGGCACAAAAAAAGCCATTAGTATGGCCGTTAGAAACAACAAAACAACAAACAGAAATACAAGGCTTACCGACCGACTACAAGACAACAATAATGACTGCTAG
- a CDS encoding DnaJ domain-containing protein, protein MNSAWEDYYKILQVHFLAEPEMINNAYRKLSKKYHPDLNKSYNAESKMKEIIRAYEILSDPTRRQQYFMKWVEKNSRLHSSSYQNNNRCYHSNVEREQIKGVLLDYLHCISKKEYHTAFDMLSERDQQYIAKQDFIKWQQLVSEVYELLRYDCEVQDIYRGLNMNNSTYEMVADLEVKVIEKNHIMGRKEKDELSKNIVYENNDWSVYLGRNDLTAIINRFKELASLKKRNRTYMFKAKRNLFLEEIPGVINKRAFVERARLEQIRYNRYGNVFSVVVCEVIRRKSDDNAIIVRKKNDEDEIYKQIGIVIADNLRHLDCISRWNGNGYIILLPETEGSAAIKAVDKINKKIDELFACSQEFRNNYTMKFSIAEQTYRTFKELYQSLAKK, encoded by the coding sequence ATGAACAGCGCTTGGGAAGATTATTATAAGATATTACAAGTTCATTTCTTAGCTGAGCCAGAAATGATTAATAATGCTTATAGGAAGCTCTCAAAAAAATACCACCCAGACCTTAATAAATCCTATAACGCAGAATCGAAAATGAAAGAAATCATCCGAGCTTATGAAATACTTAGTGATCCGACTCGACGTCAGCAATATTTTATGAAATGGGTAGAAAAAAATAGTAGACTACATAGCTCAAGTTACCAAAATAATAATAGATGTTACCACAGCAACGTAGAACGTGAGCAAATTAAAGGTGTATTGCTAGATTATCTCCATTGCATTTCTAAGAAAGAATACCATACGGCCTTCGATATGTTATCAGAGAGGGATCAGCAATATATAGCCAAACAAGATTTTATCAAATGGCAGCAGCTAGTCTCGGAGGTCTATGAGCTTTTAAGATACGACTGCGAAGTGCAGGATATCTATCGTGGACTTAATATGAATAATAGCACCTATGAAATGGTAGCTGATTTAGAAGTCAAGGTAATTGAGAAAAACCATATCATGGGCCGTAAAGAGAAGGACGAGCTATCAAAGAATATCGTATATGAAAATAACGACTGGAGTGTCTATCTTGGGCGGAACGACCTCACAGCTATAATTAATAGATTTAAAGAATTAGCTAGTCTAAAAAAGCGTAATCGCACCTATATGTTTAAGGCAAAAAGAAATCTATTTTTAGAAGAAATACCAGGGGTAATTAATAAACGCGCATTCGTTGAGCGGGCGCGGCTAGAGCAAATTCGCTATAATCGTTATGGTAATGTTTTTTCCGTAGTTGTCTGTGAAGTGATACGACGGAAATCTGATGATAATGCTATAATAGTCAGAAAGAAGAACGATGAAGATGAGATTTACAAGCAAATTGGTATTGTCATTGCTGACAATCTAAGGCATCTCGACTGCATTAGCCGTTGGAACGGTAATGGATACATAATATTATTACCAGAGACAGAGGGTTCAGCAGCAATTAAAGCTGTAGATAAAATCAACAAAAAAATCGATGAGCTCTTTGCTTGTTCACAGGAATTCAGAAACAACTATACAATGAAGTTTAGCATCGCCGAACAGACTTATCGTACCTTTAAAGAGCTATATCAATCATTAGCAAAAAAATAA
- a CDS encoding methyl-accepting chemotaxis protein, giving the protein MSGRFKLNIGTKLLGAFIVIFIMIIAMGGAVYYFMEMQQQAQINALETMEDFIFFVEREVDHLNWVNGLANMFVTGEEFTGQLDHRKCALGEWYYAVVETEAFQLLPADFRRTFVQLEEPHRYLHNTAIEILDVIEADAENGISRAIEIYETETRQHMAEVRRVITELNSLLEIQTSDNLALADQQASRTIQVLIYVTIAVIVFGVVIAIFLTKAITNPIKNVVDSLREMAESGGDLTRRIEVKSKDEVGDLAYWFNAFVGKLQGIIKNVRTSTDIVNNGSMEIASGNQDLSQRTEEQASALEEVASTIEEINSSMEASSSNAVEADNLSKRTLETVRNGEQVVNNLQESMTEITKGSREISEIISTVNDIAFQTNLLALNAAVEAARAGEQGRGFAVVAAEVRNLAGRAAESAKEIERLIKSSIERVDRGNEQMEDTQKVLHAIVDNTRKTTDVVGEISASLKEQTVAASDIRRAIDELNQVTQQNASLVEEIASSSENMSSESMELARLVSVFKVDNDSQPVMAQQRSQQVKTATKKLPAVGTPKQKKDQYQENDFDFDEKDFEKF; this is encoded by the coding sequence ATGTCTGGAAGATTCAAACTAAATATAGGAACGAAATTACTAGGCGCTTTTATAGTTATTTTTATTATGATTATTGCAATGGGTGGAGCAGTTTATTATTTTATGGAAATGCAGCAACAAGCACAAATTAACGCGTTAGAAACAATGGAAGATTTTATTTTCTTTGTAGAGCGAGAAGTTGATCATCTTAACTGGGTTAATGGATTGGCTAATATGTTTGTAACTGGTGAGGAGTTTACGGGCCAGCTTGACCATAGGAAATGTGCTTTAGGAGAATGGTATTATGCAGTCGTAGAAACAGAAGCATTTCAATTACTACCAGCAGATTTTCGACGGACATTTGTCCAATTAGAAGAGCCGCATCGCTATTTACATAATACAGCAATTGAGATTTTAGATGTGATAGAAGCAGATGCTGAAAATGGCATATCTAGAGCTATTGAAATTTATGAAACAGAAACAAGACAACATATGGCAGAGGTTAGAAGAGTCATTACTGAGCTAAATAGTTTATTGGAAATTCAAACATCAGACAATCTTGCGCTAGCAGACCAGCAGGCAAGTAGGACTATACAGGTGCTTATTTATGTCACAATTGCTGTAATTGTTTTTGGTGTTGTAATTGCTATATTCTTAACGAAGGCAATAACTAATCCGATTAAAAATGTAGTTGACTCACTACGGGAAATGGCCGAAAGTGGTGGAGATCTTACCCGTCGAATTGAAGTGAAATCGAAGGATGAAGTTGGGGATTTAGCTTATTGGTTTAATGCTTTCGTTGGCAAACTACAAGGAATTATTAAAAATGTTCGTACTTCGACGGACATCGTTAATAACGGCTCGATGGAAATTGCATCAGGCAACCAAGATTTGTCACAGAGAACAGAAGAGCAAGCATCAGCGCTTGAGGAAGTTGCGTCAACGATAGAAGAAATAAATTCTTCAATGGAAGCTTCTTCATCTAATGCAGTAGAAGCTGATAATCTATCAAAACGCACTTTGGAAACTGTGAGAAATGGAGAACAAGTCGTTAATAATCTTCAAGAATCTATGACTGAAATCACCAAGGGGAGCCGAGAAATATCAGAAATTATTTCTACTGTAAATGATATTGCCTTCCAAACAAACCTACTTGCATTAAATGCTGCTGTTGAAGCTGCACGAGCTGGCGAGCAAGGTAGAGGATTTGCTGTTGTTGCAGCAGAGGTACGAAATCTAGCAGGTAGAGCAGCTGAATCTGCAAAAGAAATAGAAAGGCTAATAAAGAGTAGTATTGAACGGGTTGATAGAGGAAATGAACAAATGGAAGACACACAAAAAGTCTTACACGCTATTGTCGATAATACTCGCAAGACAACAGACGTGGTTGGAGAGATATCTGCATCCCTTAAGGAACAGACAGTGGCAGCTTCAGATATACGCCGAGCCATTGATGAGCTAAACCAAGTTACACAACAAAACGCATCATTAGTTGAAGAGATAGCAAGTTCAAGTGAGAACATGAGTAGCGAATCAATGGAACTAGCTAGGCTAGTAAGCGTGTTTAAGGTAGATAACGATAGCCAGCCTGTAATGGCTCAGCAACGGTCGCAACAGGTAAAAACAGCTACGAAGAAGTTGCCAGCAGTAGGAACGCCTAAGCAGAAAAAAGACCAATACCAAGAAAATGACTTTGACTTTGACGAAAAAGATTTTGAGAAGTTCTAA
- a CDS encoding chemotaxis protein CheW, with product MEKGTTATQFVTFQIGDEEYGVSIMLVQEIIRHQKLTKVFNANHAIRGVINFRGNVIPVVDMRRKFQLEEIDYDNHTVVIVLEVNKKTMGIIVERVSDIVNFTEDILQDIDQEFAGDVMTSHIRAMAKYDNRIIMLLDPDKIMSFEEYNKIKKSNDVLQEAN from the coding sequence ATGGAAAAAGGAACAACGGCTACACAATTTGTAACCTTTCAAATTGGCGATGAAGAATATGGGGTAAGTATTATGCTAGTCCAAGAAATCATTCGTCACCAAAAGCTTACAAAAGTCTTTAATGCCAATCATGCCATTAGAGGAGTAATTAATTTCAGGGGTAATGTAATACCTGTGGTTGATATGCGCCGAAAGTTTCAATTAGAAGAAATCGACTATGACAACCACACCGTCGTAATTGTGTTAGAAGTAAACAAAAAGACAATGGGTATTATCGTCGAACGTGTATCAGATATTGTGAATTTTACAGAGGATATCTTACAGGATATTGATCAAGAATTTGCTGGTGATGTCATGACGTCGCATATAAGAGCTATGGCGAAATATGATAATCGAATTATCATGCTACTTGATCCTGATAAGATTATGAGTTTCGAAGAGTACAATAAAATTAAAAAATCAAACGATGTCCTACAAGAGGCAAATTAG
- a CDS encoding response regulator: MLKILVAEDDMVSRKFLHKILSEYGECDLVVDGLEAIEAYMMSMKYKEPYDLICLDIMMPKVDGVKVLKTIRDLEKQHYITEDQQVKIIMTTALGETDMVQQAFDLGSNAYASKPINTEKLIEVMCKLKLI; this comes from the coding sequence ATGTTAAAGATTTTAGTTGCAGAGGATGATATGGTAAGCAGAAAGTTTTTGCACAAAATACTATCTGAATATGGAGAGTGTGACTTAGTAGTAGATGGTCTTGAGGCGATTGAAGCCTATATGATGTCTATGAAATATAAAGAGCCCTATGATTTGATTTGCTTAGATATTATGATGCCTAAGGTAGATGGGGTAAAAGTTCTAAAGACAATACGAGACCTAGAAAAGCAGCATTACATCACCGAGGACCAGCAAGTGAAAATCATCATGACAACAGCCTTAGGTGAGACTGATATGGTACAACAAGCATTTGATTTAGGTTCAAACGCATACGCTTCAAAACCAATAAACACAGAAAAGCTAATCGAGGTGATGTGCAAGCTTAAATTGATTTAA
- a CDS encoding ATP-binding protein, translating into MENGIVNHMKPNKDAILDNLGDGVIAVNRQGIITYINISAVALTGWEQENALGKDFDIVFSLVHAQTGEPMPSPLLKLFQEGMHQTGLQRNTVLETKHSLPIYIAANCTKILDELGQITGASIVFRDVSQRVTQSIENANRLNWEKESCLKMLDTLPVMVWLADNKGSSDYMNQSFLDFIGLKTGATVVEMWAKIHPEDFDAYYTLYSQSFEKQESYEIEMRLLRADGQYRYVVNTGAPYYDIDNQFSGYIGAILDITSRKMAEASLKQAKKDAEAANHAKSEFLANMSHEIRTPLNGIVGMIDLTLRTELDQEQQENMITAKKCVDSLLTIINNILDYSKLEATKMELNKKDFNLKEMIAEMKKIHLLHAEEKELNISFSISKDIPEYLIGDRLRIMQILNNLISNALKFTEHGSINVKVQLAHKNATDLYIRFSVADTGIGISSEDLKKLFNSFTQVDSSFTKKYGGTGLGLTISKELTELMGGELDVISEEGRGSEFALTVPLQIGKSPKLNSEATQVVYSTKEKLEQAHILIVEDAKVNQMVITKMVEKLGYSYDLAENGQEAVELHDNNHYDLILMDIQMPILNGIEATKIIREREGENNHTPIIALTAFALHGDREKFLAYGMNEYVSKPFDKAKLAELIANFIRKYRAYNQKEHKNITAGFSDKVTIDEHGEIVFEKQDASPVVSKAHLLEMVKDLNKAFAAKSFTLIEKAAHSLKNLLEQMQLDELKRLAFKIELAARRENIEQAKDNKQALLNGLQVQLKE; encoded by the coding sequence ATGGAAAACGGTATAGTTAATCACATGAAACCAAATAAAGATGCTATCCTTGATAACCTAGGGGACGGAGTTATTGCCGTTAATAGGCAAGGGATAATTACATATATTAACATAAGTGCGGTAGCACTAACAGGATGGGAACAAGAAAATGCTCTGGGGAAGGATTTTGATATCGTATTCTCCCTTGTTCATGCTCAAACAGGAGAACCAATGCCTAGCCCACTGTTAAAACTGTTTCAGGAAGGAATGCATCAAACGGGTCTTCAAAGAAACACAGTATTGGAAACAAAACATTCCCTGCCAATCTATATAGCTGCCAATTGTACTAAGATTCTTGATGAACTGGGTCAGATAACAGGAGCATCGATTGTTTTTCGTGATGTTAGTCAGCGAGTAACACAATCTATTGAAAATGCAAACCGTTTAAACTGGGAGAAAGAATCGTGTTTGAAAATGCTAGATACTTTACCAGTTATGGTATGGCTAGCGGATAATAAGGGTAGTAGTGATTATATGAATCAGAGCTTTCTCGATTTTATTGGCCTTAAAACAGGAGCTACCGTAGTCGAGATGTGGGCAAAGATTCATCCAGAGGATTTTGATGCTTACTATACTCTGTACTCCCAATCATTTGAAAAGCAAGAGTCCTATGAAATTGAAATGCGTTTACTACGGGCAGATGGGCAATACCGCTATGTTGTTAACACTGGAGCCCCTTATTATGATATAGACAATCAATTTTCAGGATATATAGGGGCCATCCTTGATATAACATCGAGGAAAATGGCTGAAGCGTCTTTGAAGCAAGCAAAGAAGGATGCTGAGGCTGCAAACCATGCAAAAAGTGAATTTCTAGCAAATATGAGCCATGAGATACGTACGCCTCTTAATGGAATTGTCGGAATGATAGATTTGACTCTTAGAACAGAGCTTGACCAGGAGCAACAAGAGAACATGATAACGGCAAAAAAATGTGTTGACTCACTGCTAACAATAATCAACAACATTCTGGATTATTCAAAGCTAGAAGCTACGAAAATGGAACTTAACAAAAAAGATTTTAACCTCAAAGAAATGATAGCAGAAATGAAGAAGATCCATCTCCTACACGCTGAGGAAAAGGAGTTAAATATTAGTTTTTCTATCAGTAAAGATATACCTGAGTATCTAATTGGGGATAGGTTACGAATCATGCAAATACTGAACAATCTAATTAGCAATGCACTCAAATTTACAGAGCATGGAAGTATCAATGTTAAGGTTCAACTAGCACATAAAAATGCTACTGACTTATATATAAGATTTTCCGTCGCAGACACAGGTATAGGCATATCCAGCGAAGATTTGAAGAAGTTATTCAATAGCTTTACCCAGGTAGATAGCTCATTTACCAAAAAATATGGGGGTACTGGTTTAGGACTGACAATAAGTAAAGAACTAACTGAACTTATGGGTGGCGAGCTTGATGTAATTAGTGAAGAAGGGCGAGGAAGTGAATTTGCCTTGACCGTACCATTGCAAATAGGTAAATCACCAAAGCTAAATAGTGAAGCAACTCAAGTAGTCTATTCAACGAAGGAAAAGCTTGAGCAAGCCCATATACTTATTGTAGAAGATGCGAAAGTTAATCAGATGGTCATTACAAAGATGGTAGAAAAATTAGGTTATTCATACGATTTAGCTGAAAATGGGCAAGAAGCAGTTGAACTGCATGATAATAACCATTATGACTTAATTCTCATGGATATTCAGATGCCAATATTGAATGGTATCGAAGCCACTAAGATCATTCGAGAGCGGGAAGGAGAAAATAATCACACACCAATTATTGCTTTGACAGCCTTTGCACTTCACGGTGATCGCGAAAAATTCCTAGCATATGGAATGAATGAATACGTTTCTAAACCCTTTGATAAAGCTAAACTAGCAGAACTAATAGCAAACTTTATTAGGAAATATAGAGCGTATAATCAGAAAGAGCACAAGAATATTACTGCTGGTTTTTCGGACAAAGTGACTATCGACGAACACGGTGAGATAGTATTTGAAAAACAGGATGCTTCTCCCGTGGTATCAAAAGCACATTTGTTAGAAATGGTTAAAGATTTAAACAAAGCCTTTGCTGCAAAATCTTTTACGTTAATTGAGAAGGCTGCACATTCACTTAAAAACTTGCTCGAACAAATGCAACTAGACGAGCTAAAAAGATTGGCTTTTAAAATTGAGCTTGCTGCAAGAAGAGAAAATATAGAACAAGCAAAAGATAACAAACAAGCACTTTTAAATGGACTGCAAGTACAGCTAAAGGAGTGA
- a CDS encoding chemotaxis protein CheW — protein sequence MVQEQSLEIEHIDDVDTQKNKYLTFILEDETYGIDIGYVTEIIGIQPITVVPDMPKYIRGIINIRGRIIPVMDMRLRFQRKWKPYTERTCVIIIDIDDITIGFIVDEVSEVMVIPEEDIMPPPDLGEGSEKYIKAIGRVGNQVKMILDCEKLTTGE from the coding sequence ATGGTTCAGGAACAATCATTAGAAATTGAGCATATTGATGATGTGGATACGCAAAAGAATAAATATTTAACATTCATACTTGAAGATGAGACATACGGTATTGACATCGGATATGTAACAGAAATCATTGGTATACAACCGATTACTGTGGTTCCAGACATGCCTAAATACATTAGAGGCATTATCAATATCCGGGGAAGAATTATTCCAGTAATGGATATGCGGTTGCGCTTTCAGCGGAAGTGGAAACCATATACAGAACGAACTTGTGTAATCATAATAGATATTGATGATATTACAATAGGATTTATCGTAGATGAAGTATCTGAAGTCATGGTCATACCCGAAGAGGATATTATGCCGCCGCCGGATTTAGGGGAAGGCTCCGAGAAATATATTAAAGCAATTGGAAGAGTTGGCAATCAAGTAAAGATGATTCTAGATTGTGAGAAACTCACTACGGGTGAATAA
- a CDS encoding chemotaxis protein CheA — translation MSEQYSNAPMLEMYIYETTQMLEQLETTIMQCEREGSFSESAIAEIFRCMHTIKGSSAMMLFNDVANLAHSMEDVFYFLRENKLDHVDCSLLSDLIFEGIDFIKAELEKINSAEPVDGDATIIIEKNKEYLLFLKADAPNAVETTKTDTNIRQQYYIAPDVSQKKKQSEMSNRYKAIIVFDDGCGMENIRAFSVVHSLKDFAQELYYIPEDIIENEQSADVIKEKGFYIYVETEAEQKELEKILNETLFMKELSIERIEDEGEWYHFSTPKQTNEGTAVKIPEQAATPTSQQMAVTQNSKVQVSGKGQGMISVSVEKLDSLMDIVGEMVIAEAMVTQNPELKNLDLDQFHTAARQLHKITIELQDMVMSIRMVPLSATFMKMQRILRDMSKKLQKEVELKVIGEETEVDKNIIEQIGDPLMHLIRNAIDHGIEGNDEREALGKPRVGTITIEAKNSGSDVLIIIKDDGKGLNKQKIYEKARKNGIADKDMEEMTDREVFSLILKAGFSMKENVTEFSGRGVGMDVVTKNLESVGGSIHIESVEGQGSSFIMKIPLTLAIIDGMNCKVGNASYTIPIMNIKESFRPKVDDYIKDPDGREIIMVRGYCYPIVRLHQYFNVETKVTELTDGILVMVEQDEKTICLFLDELLAQQQVVVKALPNYIKKTRNVEGIAGCTLLGDGSISLIIDIAGLHNRSKSTKHEIA, via the coding sequence ATGTCTGAACAATATTCCAATGCGCCTATGTTAGAAATGTATATATATGAAACGACGCAAATGCTTGAACAACTAGAAACCACAATAATGCAATGTGAGAGAGAAGGTAGTTTTTCTGAGTCTGCTATAGCTGAGATATTCCGATGCATGCACACGATTAAAGGCTCTTCGGCAATGATGTTATTTAATGATGTAGCTAACTTGGCGCACTCAATGGAGGATGTTTTTTACTTTCTACGGGAAAACAAACTTGATCATGTAGACTGCTCTCTATTATCAGATTTAATCTTTGAGGGTATAGATTTTATTAAAGCAGAGCTAGAAAAGATTAATAGTGCAGAGCCAGTAGATGGTGACGCCACTATAATTATCGAAAAGAACAAAGAATATCTTTTATTCTTAAAAGCAGATGCACCTAATGCAGTTGAAACTACAAAAACAGACACAAACATACGACAACAATACTACATTGCTCCAGACGTGTCACAAAAGAAAAAACAAAGTGAAATGAGTAATCGTTACAAAGCTATAATTGTTTTTGATGACGGTTGTGGAATGGAGAATATTAGAGCATTTTCAGTTGTCCATAGCCTAAAAGACTTTGCACAAGAATTGTATTATATTCCAGAAGACATTATTGAGAATGAACAATCTGCAGATGTAATTAAAGAAAAAGGTTTTTATATTTATGTTGAAACAGAAGCAGAACAAAAAGAGCTAGAAAAAATATTGAACGAAACCTTATTTATGAAAGAATTATCAATAGAAAGAATAGAGGACGAAGGGGAATGGTATCACTTCTCAACACCTAAGCAAACAAATGAAGGTACGGCCGTAAAAATTCCAGAACAGGCTGCAACACCTACATCACAACAAATGGCAGTTACACAAAATAGTAAAGTACAGGTTTCGGGCAAAGGCCAAGGCATGATAAGTGTCAGTGTAGAAAAACTTGATTCATTAATGGATATCGTAGGTGAAATGGTCATAGCAGAAGCAATGGTCACCCAGAATCCAGAGCTTAAAAACTTAGACTTAGATCAATTTCATACCGCAGCTCGCCAGCTACATAAGATAACGATTGAACTGCAGGACATGGTCATGTCTATTCGCATGGTACCACTATCGGCAACATTTATGAAAATGCAACGAATTCTCCGTGATATGAGCAAAAAATTACAAAAAGAAGTGGAATTGAAAGTTATTGGTGAAGAAACAGAGGTGGATAAGAACATCATAGAGCAAATAGGGGATCCACTAATGCATCTGATTCGAAATGCCATTGATCATGGGATTGAAGGGAACGATGAGCGTGAAGCTCTAGGAAAACCAAGGGTTGGTACTATTACCATAGAAGCTAAGAATTCTGGAAGCGATGTATTAATAATTATTAAAGATGACGGTAAAGGGCTTAACAAACAGAAAATCTACGAGAAAGCACGTAAAAACGGAATTGCAGATAAAGACATGGAAGAAATGACAGACAGAGAAGTATTTAGCCTAATCCTTAAAGCAGGTTTCTCCATGAAAGAAAACGTAACAGAGTTTTCTGGTAGAGGTGTAGGTATGGATGTCGTCACGAAAAACCTTGAATCCGTTGGGGGCTCAATTCATATAGAAAGCGTAGAAGGCCAGGGTAGCTCATTTATAATGAAGATACCATTGACACTAGCAATCATAGACGGTATGAACTGCAAGGTGGGTAATGCAAGTTACACTATCCCTATTATGAATATCAAGGAGTCGTTTAGACCAAAAGTAGATGATTATATAAAAGATCCTGACGGACGAGAAATTATAATGGTACGGGGATACTGCTACCCTATAGTTAGGCTTCATCAATACTTCAATGTAGAGACAAAGGTAACAGAGTTAACCGACGGTATTCTTGTCATGGTTGAGCAAGATGAAAAAACGATTTGCCTATTCTTAGATGAGTTATTAGCCCAACAACAAGTAGTCGTTAAAGCACTACCAAACTATATCAAAAAGACTAGAAATGTAGAAGGTATCGCTGGGTGTACGCTTTTAGGAGATGGAAGCATCAGCTTAATTATTGATATAGCAGGACTTCATAACCGATCAAAATCTACTAAACATGAGATAGCTTAA